In Streptomyces chartreusis NRRL 3882, the following are encoded in one genomic region:
- a CDS encoding DeoR/GlpR family DNA-binding transcription regulator encodes MVRANGAVSLRELARVVQTSEVTVRRDVRALEAEGLLDRRHGGAVLPGGFTRESGFPQKSHLATAEKTAIADLAANLVEEGEAIVVGAGTTTQELARRLARVPGLTVVTNSLLVAQALAHANRVEVVMTGGTLRGSNYALVGSGAEQSLHGLRVSRAFLSGSGLTAERGLSTSNMLSASVDRALVQAAAEVVVLADHTKLGTDTMFQTVPTDLITRLVTDEPPAHDDRAATELQALADQGVQIAVAGAPGGSAGAGGPGGDAVPARQQRRDVPLPGPRRQVPGGGGGGLRSTSMLSEQGQGTERARVADLRRR; translated from the coding sequence ATGGTGCGAGCGAACGGGGCCGTGTCGCTCCGTGAGCTCGCCCGCGTCGTCCAGACCTCCGAAGTGACCGTACGGCGGGACGTGCGCGCGCTGGAGGCAGAAGGACTCCTCGACCGCCGGCACGGCGGTGCGGTACTGCCGGGCGGTTTCACGCGGGAGTCCGGCTTTCCGCAGAAGTCTCATCTCGCGACCGCCGAGAAGACCGCCATCGCCGACCTCGCCGCGAATCTCGTGGAGGAGGGCGAGGCGATCGTGGTCGGGGCGGGTACGACGACCCAGGAGCTGGCCCGTCGGCTCGCCCGGGTGCCCGGGCTGACCGTCGTCACCAACTCACTGCTGGTCGCACAGGCGCTGGCCCATGCCAACCGGGTCGAGGTCGTGATGACCGGCGGTACGCTCCGCGGCTCGAACTACGCCCTGGTCGGCAGCGGTGCCGAGCAGTCCCTGCACGGGCTGCGGGTGTCGCGGGCGTTCCTGTCCGGGAGCGGCCTGACCGCGGAGCGCGGGCTGTCCACGTCCAACATGCTGTCGGCGTCGGTCGACCGGGCGTTGGTGCAGGCCGCCGCGGAGGTGGTGGTCCTCGCGGACCACACCAAGCTCGGGACGGACACGATGTTCCAGACCGTGCCGACGGATCTCATCACCCGCCTCGTGACGGACGAGCCGCCCGCCCACGACGACCGTGCGGCGACGGAGCTTCAGGCGCTTGCCGATCAGGGAGTGCAGATCGCTGTCGCGGGGGCGCCGGGGGGTTCGGCCGGGGCGGGAGGCCCCGGGGGTGATGCCGTGCCGGCGCGTCAGCAGCGTCGGGATGTGCCGTTGCCCGGGCCTCGGCGGCAGGTGCCGGGGGGTGGTGGGGGTGGGTTGCGGTCCACCTCGATGCTGAGTGAGCAGGGCCAGGGGACGGAGCGGGCCAGGGTCGCGGACCTGCGGCGGCGTTGA
- a CDS encoding NAD(P)H-quinone dehydrogenase: MEYVTRIVIIGGGPGGYEAALVAAQLGAEVTVVDCDGLGGASVLTDCVPSKTLIATAEVMTTFDSSYEELGIIVADDTPPLEQSARVVGVDLGKVNRRVKRLALAQSHDITASVTRAGARVLRGRGRLEGMQALDGSRKVVVRAADGSEETLTADAVLIATGGHPRELPDALPDGERILNWTQVYDLNELPEELIVVGSGVTGAEFAGAYQALGSRVTLVSSRDRVLPGEDPDAAAVLEDVFRRRGMNVMGRSRAQSAKRVGDRVEVTLSDGRVITGSHCLMAVGAVPNSAGMGLEDAGVRLRESGHIWTDKVSRTTAPGVYAAGDVTGVFALASVAAMQGRIAMYHFLGDAVAPLNLKTVSSNVFTDPEIATVGYTQADVDGGKIDARVVKLPLLRNPRAKMQGIRDGFVKIFCRPGTGIVVGGVVVAPRASELIHPISIAVDNNLTVEQIANAFTVYPSLSGSIAEVARQLHTRKETGES; this comes from the coding sequence ATGGAGTACGTGACTCGGATCGTGATCATCGGTGGCGGACCCGGCGGATACGAAGCGGCGCTGGTCGCCGCACAACTCGGTGCGGAGGTGACCGTCGTCGACTGCGACGGTCTGGGCGGGGCGTCGGTGCTGACCGACTGCGTGCCGTCCAAGACCCTGATCGCCACGGCCGAGGTGATGACCACCTTCGACTCGTCGTACGAGGAGCTGGGGATCATCGTCGCGGACGACACCCCGCCCCTGGAGCAGAGCGCCCGGGTGGTGGGGGTCGACCTGGGGAAGGTCAACCGGCGTGTGAAGCGGCTCGCGCTCGCCCAGTCGCACGACATCACGGCCTCCGTGACGCGTGCCGGGGCGCGTGTCCTGCGCGGGCGCGGGCGGCTGGAGGGCATGCAGGCGCTCGACGGGTCGCGCAAGGTCGTGGTGCGCGCCGCCGACGGGAGTGAGGAGACGCTCACGGCTGACGCGGTGCTCATCGCCACCGGCGGGCATCCCCGTGAGCTGCCCGACGCCCTGCCGGACGGTGAGCGGATCCTGAACTGGACGCAGGTGTACGACCTCAACGAGCTCCCCGAGGAGCTCATCGTGGTCGGGTCGGGTGTGACCGGTGCCGAGTTCGCCGGCGCCTACCAGGCCCTCGGTTCGAGGGTGACGCTCGTGTCGTCGCGGGACCGCGTGCTGCCGGGCGAGGACCCGGACGCGGCCGCCGTGCTGGAGGACGTCTTCCGGCGGCGCGGCATGAACGTCATGGGACGCTCCAGGGCGCAGTCCGCCAAGCGGGTGGGGGACCGGGTCGAGGTGACTCTCTCCGACGGGCGGGTCATCACCGGGTCGCACTGCCTCATGGCCGTCGGTGCCGTGCCCAACAGCGCGGGCATGGGGCTGGAGGACGCCGGGGTCAGGCTGCGCGAGTCGGGTCACATCTGGACCGACAAGGTGTCGCGTACGACCGCTCCCGGCGTGTACGCGGCCGGTGACGTGACGGGCGTGTTCGCCCTCGCCTCCGTGGCCGCCATGCAGGGACGCATCGCCATGTACCACTTCCTGGGCGATGCCGTGGCCCCGCTGAACCTGAAGACCGTCTCGTCGAACGTCTTCACCGACCCGGAGATCGCCACCGTCGGCTACACCCAGGCCGACGTCGACGGCGGGAAGATCGACGCCCGGGTCGTGAAGCTGCCGCTGCTGCGCAACCCGCGCGCGAAGATGCAGGGCATCCGCGACGGCTTCGTCAAGATCTTCTGCCGGCCGGGGACCGGGATCGTGGTCGGTGGTGTGGTCGTGGCGCCGCGTGCCTCGGAACTGATCCACCCCATCTCGATCGCGGTCGACAACAATCTGACAGTCGAACAGATTGCGAACGCCTTCACCGTCTACCCCTCGCTGTCGGGCTCGATCGCCGAGGTGGCACGGCAGTTGCACACCCGCAAGGAGACCGGCGAGAGCTGA
- a CDS encoding gamma-glutamylcyclotransferase, translated as MSLYAAYAGNLDARLMSRRAPHSPLRATGWLNGWRLTFGGEHMGWEGALPTIVEDPVSQVFVALYDIAPMDEESLDRWEGVGLDIYRRTRVRVHTLEGDEQAWAFTLNAYEGGLPSARYLGEIADAAESAGAPHDYVMELRKRPC; from the coding sequence ATGTCGCTCTACGCCGCGTACGCCGGCAACCTCGACGCGCGGCTGATGTCCCGCCGCGCCCCGCACTCGCCGCTGCGCGCCACCGGCTGGCTGAACGGGTGGCGACTGACGTTCGGCGGCGAGCACATGGGCTGGGAGGGCGCCCTGCCGACGATCGTCGAGGACCCCGTCTCCCAGGTCTTCGTCGCGCTGTACGACATCGCCCCCATGGACGAGGAGTCACTCGACCGCTGGGAGGGCGTGGGGTTGGACATCTACCGCCGCACACGCGTACGGGTGCACACCCTGGAGGGTGACGAGCAGGCGTGGGCCTTCACCCTCAACGCCTACGAGGGCGGCCTGCCGTCGGCCCGCTACCTGGGTGAGATCGCCGACGCGGCCGAGTCGGCCGGCGCCCCGCACGACTACGTGATGGAACTCCGCAAGCGCCCCTGCTGA
- a CDS encoding purine-nucleoside phosphorylase, producing MNASLLPDDIQGDPHAAADAAAARLRELTGAETHDVALVMGSGWAPAVDALGAPEAELQVTELPGFPPPAVEGHGGKIRSYRIGNKRALVFLGRTHYYEGRGVAAVAHGVRTAVAAGCKTIVLTNGCGGLREGMRPGQPVLISDHINLTATSPIIGANFVDLTDLYSPRLRALCKEVDPTLEEGVYAQFPGPHYETPAEIRMARVIGADLVGMSTVLEAIAAREAGAEVLGISLVTNLAAGMTGEPLNHEEVLQAGRDSATRMGSLLAQVLGRL from the coding sequence GTGAACGCATCTCTTCTTCCGGACGACATCCAGGGCGACCCCCACGCCGCCGCCGACGCCGCCGCGGCCCGCCTGCGCGAACTCACGGGCGCCGAGACCCACGACGTCGCCCTCGTGATGGGCTCCGGCTGGGCTCCGGCCGTGGACGCCCTCGGCGCTCCCGAGGCCGAGCTCCAGGTCACGGAGCTGCCCGGCTTCCCGCCCCCCGCGGTCGAGGGCCACGGCGGCAAGATCCGCTCGTACCGGATCGGCAACAAGCGCGCCCTGGTCTTCCTCGGCCGTACGCACTACTACGAGGGCCGGGGCGTGGCGGCCGTAGCCCACGGCGTCCGTACCGCCGTGGCGGCCGGCTGCAAGACGATCGTCCTCACGAACGGCTGCGGCGGCCTGCGCGAGGGCATGCGCCCGGGCCAGCCGGTCCTGATCAGCGACCACATCAACCTCACCGCCACCTCCCCCATCATCGGCGCCAACTTCGTCGACCTCACCGACCTCTACTCCCCGCGCCTGCGGGCCCTGTGCAAGGAGGTCGACCCCACGCTGGAGGAGGGCGTCTACGCCCAGTTCCCCGGCCCGCACTACGAGACTCCGGCGGAGATCCGTATGGCCCGGGTCATCGGTGCGGACCTGGTGGGCATGTCGACGGTCCTGGAGGCGATCGCCGCGCGTGAGGCGGGTGCGGAGGTTCTGGGCATCTCCCTGGTGACCAACCTGGCGGCCGGCATGACGGGAGAGCCCCTCAACCACGAGGAGGTCCTCCAGGCCGGCCGGGATTCGGCAACGCGCATGGGCTCACTGCTCGCCCAGGTCCTGGGACGCCTGTAA
- a CDS encoding phospho-sugar mutase, with translation MHDELIAQAQAWLTEDPDPETRTELARLIDAQDHTELAARFSGTLQFGTAGLRGELGAGPMRMNSSVVIRAAAGLAAYLKKQGHHDGLVVIGYDARHKSHDFARDTAAVMTGAGLRAAVLPRPLPTPVLAFAIRHLGAVAGVEVTASHNPPRDNGYKVYLGDGSQIVPPADIDIAAEIAAVPSLTTVRRPTEGWETLDDSVLDAYLARTDAVLSKDSPRTARTVYTAMHGVGKDVLLAAFARAGFPEPALVAEQADPDPEFPTVAFPNPEEPGAMDLAFARARATTPAPDLIIANDPDADRCAVAVPDGADWRMLRGDEVGALLAAHLVRRGATGTFAESIVSSSLLGRIAEKAGLPHVETLTGFKWIARAEGLRYGYEEALGYCVDPDGVRDKDGITAALLVTELASQLKEEGRTLLDLLDDLAVEHGLHATDQLSVRVEDLSLIAAAMRRLREQPPTELAGLPITRTDDLTQGTDTLPPTDGLRYTLDGARVIVRPSGTEPKLKCYLEVVIPVATHAGLPEARAQVTALLESIKRDLSTAAGI, from the coding sequence GTGCACGACGAACTCATCGCACAGGCCCAGGCGTGGCTCACCGAGGACCCCGACCCGGAAACCCGCACCGAGCTCGCCCGCCTCATCGACGCCCAGGACCACACCGAACTCGCCGCCCGCTTCAGCGGCACGCTCCAGTTCGGCACCGCCGGCCTCCGCGGCGAACTCGGCGCCGGCCCCATGCGCATGAACAGCTCGGTCGTCATCCGCGCAGCCGCCGGGCTCGCCGCGTACCTCAAGAAGCAGGGTCACCACGACGGCCTCGTCGTCATCGGCTACGACGCCCGCCACAAGTCGCACGACTTTGCCCGCGACACCGCCGCCGTCATGACCGGCGCCGGCCTCCGCGCCGCCGTCCTCCCCCGCCCCCTCCCCACCCCCGTCCTCGCCTTCGCGATAAGGCACCTCGGCGCGGTCGCCGGCGTGGAGGTCACCGCCAGCCACAATCCGCCCCGGGACAACGGCTACAAGGTCTACCTCGGCGACGGCTCCCAGATCGTCCCCCCGGCGGACATCGACATCGCGGCAGAGATCGCCGCCGTCCCGTCCCTCACCACCGTCCGGCGCCCCACCGAAGGCTGGGAGACCCTCGACGACAGCGTCCTCGACGCCTACCTCGCCCGCACCGACGCCGTACTGTCCAAGGATTCCCCCCGCACCGCCCGCACGGTGTACACGGCGATGCACGGCGTCGGCAAGGACGTCCTCCTCGCCGCCTTCGCCCGCGCCGGCTTCCCGGAACCGGCCCTCGTCGCGGAGCAGGCCGACCCCGACCCGGAGTTCCCGACCGTCGCGTTCCCCAACCCGGAGGAGCCCGGCGCGATGGACCTGGCGTTCGCGCGGGCCCGCGCGACCACGCCGGCCCCCGACCTGATCATCGCCAACGACCCGGACGCGGACCGCTGCGCCGTCGCCGTACCGGACGGCGCCGACTGGCGCATGCTCCGCGGTGACGAGGTCGGCGCCCTGCTCGCCGCCCACCTGGTCCGCCGCGGAGCGACCGGCACCTTCGCGGAGTCGATCGTCTCGTCGTCCCTCCTCGGCCGTATCGCCGAGAAGGCCGGCCTCCCCCACGTCGAGACCCTCACCGGCTTCAAGTGGATCGCCCGCGCGGAAGGCCTGCGCTACGGCTACGAGGAGGCCCTCGGCTACTGCGTCGACCCGGACGGCGTACGCGACAAGGACGGCATCACGGCAGCGCTCCTGGTCACGGAACTGGCTTCGCAGCTCAAGGAGGAGGGCCGCACCCTCCTCGACCTCCTCGACGACCTGGCCGTGGAACACGGCCTGCACGCCACGGACCAGCTCTCGGTCCGCGTCGAGGACCTGTCCCTGATCGCGGCCGCGATGCGCCGCCTGCGCGAACAGCCCCCGACCGAACTCGCCGGCCTGCCGATCACCCGGACCGACGACCTCACCCAGGGCACGGACACCCTCCCGCCCACGGACGGCCTGCGCTACACCCTCGACGGCGCCCGGGTGATCGTCCGCCCGAGCGGCACCGAGCCGAAGCTGAAGTGCTACCTGGAGGTCGTGATCCCGGTGGCGACCCACGCCGGCCTCCCCGAGGCCCGCGCCCAGGTGACGGCCCTACTGGAGTCGATCAAGCGCGACCTGTCGACGGCGGCAGGCATCTGA
- a CDS encoding PH domain-containing protein, with the protein MTSPESQSPAPQPPEPESKDRVYRSVPAIAGGALLLAIAGWLGIDAVISGEGRTPWLALAVLILIVPLVAAFTLRPAVYAGDDRLRIRNPFRVIVVPWGQVAALKSAYSNEVLTESGAKYQLWAVPVSLRARKKAARREMRATAQARREMGRDEGRGSALGMRAGLGQGLGAGHVADGPVRAETDRIMDELRGLHEARRRAETAQGEVTVRWAYEVMGPAVAGAVLVLILLLVG; encoded by the coding sequence ATGACGAGCCCCGAGTCCCAGTCGCCCGCGCCGCAGCCTCCGGAGCCCGAGTCCAAGGACCGGGTGTACCGGTCGGTTCCGGCCATCGCCGGTGGCGCGCTGCTGCTCGCCATCGCCGGGTGGCTCGGCATCGACGCGGTGATCTCGGGCGAGGGGCGCACGCCGTGGCTGGCGCTCGCCGTGCTGATCCTGATCGTGCCGCTGGTCGCCGCCTTCACGCTGCGGCCCGCCGTGTACGCCGGTGACGACCGGCTGCGTATCCGCAATCCGTTCCGCGTCATCGTGGTGCCGTGGGGCCAGGTCGCCGCGCTGAAGTCCGCCTACTCCAACGAGGTCCTCACCGAGTCCGGCGCGAAGTACCAGCTGTGGGCCGTACCCGTCTCACTGCGCGCCCGCAAGAAGGCCGCGCGGCGAGAGATGCGGGCGACCGCGCAGGCGCGGCGGGAGATGGGCCGGGACGAGGGGCGCGGCAGTGCGCTCGGGATGCGTGCCGGGCTGGGGCAGGGCCTCGGTGCGGGCCATGTGGCGGACGGGCCCGTCCGGGCGGAGACCGACCGGATCATGGATGAGCTGCGGGGGCTGCACGAGGCGCGGCGCCGGGCGGAGACGGCGCAGGGGGAGGTGACCGTGCGGTGGGCGTACGAGGTGATGGGGCCGGCGGTTGCCGGGGCGGTGTTGGTGCTGATTCTGCTGTTGGTGGGTTGA